The Pseudomonas sp. GD03919 region AGCGGCGGGCGACGTCCTCCATGGCAAGCGAGCTGGCAAACTGTTGCTCAAGATAGCTCTGTACCTCATGAATCAGTGGGTGGATGTGGTTGCGGGTCAGGTCGCGCATGCTCAACTGTGGATCATTGCCGGCGCGGCGGCGGTAGATCACCAGTTCCTGGGCCACGCGCCCGGCCTCGCTGCGGCCGAGCCGTTGGCTGATCACGTGCAGTGCCAGATCGATACCGGTGGAAACCCCGGCGGAGGTGTAGAGGTTGCCGTCTTGCACGAACAGATGGTTGCTCAGCACCTCCGCGAGGGGAAAGTGCTGCTGTAGCTGTTCCGCGTAACGGTGGTGGGTCGTGCAGCGGCGACCGTCGAGCAGGCCGGCTTGGCCGAGCAGAAAGGCGCCTGTGCAGATTGAACAGATCGCCAGGTCAGGCGTGTGGCTGGCGATTCGTTGCAGCCAGTGCGCGACTTGCTGCAGGATGCTTTGCTCGGCAGGGATTTGGGGTAATTTGTGGCCAATGACGAACAACAGGTCGCCAGCTTCGAGGCTTTCTGGCAGTGGCTCCAGCCCGGTCACACTGATGTTCTGGAAGCACTCGATCTGCGTTATCGGCCCGATGCAGCGGACGCATAACGGCGCCATGTCCAGTTCAAAACAGGTTGATATGGTTTGCAGCGGGCCTGCAAGATCGAGCAGATGAGTGTGGGGCAGTAGCAGGAACCAGACATTGCGCATCGGTACTTCCTTGTCGGCAATAATAAAGTGCAGGGCAGGGTGTTACCACTTTCTGCGGTCAACAGGACGGTATTCTTAAAGCATGAAACGGGCCAGGGTTTGCAAAAAAGGCTTGCTCTGCCATAGCTCCGACGGTCGCTCAGCACTCCGGTATGAGTTCGTTCAGGCTGGCTGGAGTCGGTGAGCGATTTTGCAGCATGCGACGTTACACTCAGGGAAGTTCGCTGCGTTGGTGAAGCCGACGCCCAGATCAAACTGTGTGAAAACTACTGCGCTCGGCCATGCTGCGTTAAAAAACGGCTCAAAGTGCTCATTTACAACTCGTAAACCGCGCTTTTTCGCCGTTTTTTGCCTTGCCTGACCTGCGCTCGCTACGTTTTCACGCGGTCTGCAAGTGGCTCGGGTTTCGTTTGTGGCTGGCTCAGAGCGCGAAGATCAGCGCCAGGAGCGCCATCAGGACGATCAGTATCAGCCAGGCCAGGGCGTTGAGGCGACTGGCGCGCACAACGGCTGGGCCGCGCATGTGTACGGGTGGATCGTCCTCCAGGTACTGATCGATGCGGCGTTCGGCTTCCTTCTGGTCGTTTGCCAGGTATTCGCTCAGCAGATCGATGGCTGCCTGGCGCTGCTTGGCATGCAGCAGTTGGCGTACGGCCGGGGGGAGTTCGTCAAGCATGCGGCCGATCCTCTTGATCAGGTGAGCGTCAGTCAGTCCGTGCTGGTGGCGACTGTTGGTCGGCACCTGATGTCGTCACAGTGGCGTAACCGCTCCATAAACCCCGTCCTGGCGGACGGGTTTTTTCAGGAAGCAGAGGCAGAAGCTGGCGAGCAGTTCCACGGCAGCAGCGCTTCGTAATCCTCGACACTACTGGCGGTCGGCAGGCGTTCAAGGATGTGGCGCAACCAGGCGTAAGGCTCTTGCCCGTTGGCTTTGGCAGTTTCGATCAGGCTGTAGATCTGCGCGCTGGCCGTGGCACCCTTGGGCGTGTCGCTGAACAGCCAGTTCTTGCGGCCGATGACGAAGGGACGGATGGCGTTCTCGGCGCGGTTGTTGTCGATCGGTAGATGCCCGCCTTCGATGTAGCGCACCAGCCTGCTCCAGTTGCTGGCCAAGTAGTTTACCGCCTTGCCCAGGGCCGTCTGCCCAGCGACCTGCGGCTGGGTTTTGTCCAGCCAGGCCTTGAGTTGGTCGATCAGGGGCTGGCTGCGTTGCTGGCGGACGTCGAGGCGTTCGCTATGGTCAGCGTCCTTCAGGTCACGCTCGATGCCGTAGAGCTTGTTGATCAGGCTCAGCGCCACGTCGGCACGCCCAGTCTTGCCCTTGGGCTGCACCTTTTGGGCTTCGACGAACTTGCGTCGCGCATGCGCCCAGCAGCCCAGCCGTTCGATGCCGTCGCGTGCAGCCACGGCGTTGTAGCCGGCGTAGTCGTCGGTCATCAGGTAGCCGCGGTAGCCATCGAGCAGGCGTAGCGGCACCTCCTGCGCGCGGCTGGCTGTGTAGTCGAAAAGGATCACCGGCTTGTCCGGCGGCCCACCGCTTTGCACCCACATCCAGGATTGTGCCGAGGGGTCGCGCCCCGGTTCATGCAGCACCTGTAAGCGCGTTTCGTCGCAGTGCAGCACGGGGTATTCGAACAGTTTGTCGCGCATCAGGTTGAGCAGCGGTTGCAGTTGCTCGCCACTTTGGATCACCCAACGCGCCAGGGTCTGGCGTGGGATGTCGACGCCGTGGCGGCTGAGCATCTTTTCGAAGCGGTACAGCGGGATGCCGTCGGCGTACTTGGTGGTCAGCAGCATCGCCAGCACGCTGGGGCTGGCCAGGCTCTTCTCGATCAGTTGGGCCGGCTTGTCGGCGGTGACCGGCGCGGTTTCACAGGCCTTGCAGGCATAGGTCTTGCGGATGTGGCGGATGACCCGCACCTGCATCGGGATGATCTCCAGCTGCTCGCTGGTCTCCTCGCCGATCACCTGCTTGCAGGCACCGCAGGCGCAGGTGCGCTCATGCTCGGGCAGCTCATGGATGACCTCCATACGCGGCAGGTTGGCCGGCAGCGGTTTGCGCTTGCCACGACGCTTGACCGGGACAACGACTTCTTCGGCTTCGGCTTCGGCTTCGGCTTCGCTTGGCGCAGCGGCCGCTTCGATCAGCTCTTCGGCCTCGTTGAACATGGCCAACTGCGGCGAGTCGGCATCTTCAGGGCTGCGCTCGGACTTGGGCGAGAACAGCTTGTGGCGCAGCAAGGCGACTTGTTCCTGGAGTTGCGCCACCTTTCCCTGAGCCAACAGCAGCATCTGCTTGAGCAGGACGGGATCGTCGGGAAGGTTGTCGGCGCCAAATTTCATGGCGCCGGATTATACCGGCTCAGGCCACGTAACGCGGCGTCAGAACCTGATGCGGACGGTTACGCCACAGGTCGATACCGTCGAGCAGCCAGTTCAGCTCGTCGACCGTCAGTTCGATGGCTTCGTCACCCGCATCGGGTTTGGTCTTGAAACGCTCAGCTTCCAGTCGCTTGAGCCACAGGCAGAAGCCATTGCGCTCCCAGTAGAGAATCTTGACCTGACTGCGGGTGCGATTGAGGAACGCGAACAGCACCGGGTTGAACACCTCCACCTTGATGTCCAGCTCGACCAGCGCGGCCAGTCCGTTGATGGATTTGCGGAAGTCGACGGGCTTTGGGTAGAGATAGACCTTCTGCACTTGGGCGTCGGGACGCATCATGACGGAACTCCACGGGAAAATAGGGAGCCCAGCATCCGGGATACGGAGAGGTCAGTTGAAGATGGGGTCTATGGAGCGCATACACAGTGGCAAGCTGGCAGTCATGGAGATGCTGCAGTTACCTTTAATAAGCCCTCGTAGTCGAGATATTGGCAAGGCGCCAGTTGACCATCGCCACTGCATGTCTGCGCTGCCGGTATCGAACGGTGCTTGCAGCGCTTGCGCAGGGCACGCAAGAATTGCCGGAGAGGGCAATAGCCTCCTGTCGCGAATAAGGGTTATGCAAACGAATACCGATATTGGCTGGCGTAGTTGTGGCGTTACATGGGAGGTATCCATCTCGATCCTTTGCATGACGGCAGGCGGCGTAGCATCGTGAGGCGAGGCTGGCTGGTCGAGTTGCGTCCGCTGCTGTTGATCAGTGGCGCGCTGCTGCTGGTGCAACTGGTCAATGCTTCGCTCGGTGGCGCCTTGAACGTCTGGGGGCTGGTGCCCCGGCATATCGAGGCGCTGCCTGGCATTCTCCTCGCGCCCTGGCTGCACGGCAGTTGGGCGCATTTGCTGAGTAACCTCAGTGGACTACTGGTGCTCGGTAGCCTGGTGTTGTTGCGTTCGCGTAGAGACTTCTATTTGTCCAGCGCCTTCATCATTGTCGGTAGCGGTGTGTTGGTCTGGTTGTTCGGACGCACTGGTCTGCACGTTGGAGCCAGTGGCTGGCTTTTTGGCTTCTGGGGATTGCTGTTGGCGCGAGCCTGGTTCGAACGCAGCCTGCTCGACCTGTTGCTGGCTGTGCTGGTTTTTTGCCTTTATGGCGGCTGGTTTTTCGGTCTGTTGCCGCGTGCCGATGTCTCCTTTGAGTACCACCTGGCGGGTGCGTTTTGTGGCGTGTTATATGCCGCGCTGAGTCGCCGACAATATCGTTGAATGGACTGCAGCCGGCTCGGTGAGTAACTGGTGTGATTGCCTGGTTGGCCTGTGCCGAAGTAGCGATGCGCGCGACGGGGCAGGTGGTGTGAGGGTGGGGCGGGTTATGGCCTGAGCTCTTGCAGATAGAGCATCCTGTCGTGCCGGGCATCAGGGCGGCTCAAGTGGCTGACGATGCGCTTGTGTCCGGTCGGGCGGCGGAAGAGGTTTCGCGGTAGACTTGGCGACTTTCCCGACCAGCCAAGAAGCCCGCCATGGCCCTGCCATCGACCACGTACAAGATCGAACTGAACCTCACCGACATGGACCGCAGCGTCTATGAAAACCTGCGTTTCACCGTCGCGCGTCACCCGTCCGAAACCGAAGAGCGCCTGGCCGCGCGGTTGATCGCCTATGCGCTGTTCTATCACGAGCAACTGGCGTTCGGCCGCGGTCTGTCGGATGTCGACGAGCCGGCGCTGTGGGAAAAGAGCCTGGATGATCGCGTGCTGCACTGGATCGAAGTGGGGCAGCCGGATAGCGAGCGCATTACCTGGTGCTCGCGGCGTACCGAAAAATTCAGCCTGGTGGCCTACGGTAACCTGCGCGTGTGGCAAACCAAGTGCCTCGATCCCGTACGCAGCCTGAAGAATATCAACGTGGTCGCCCTGGGCCAGGAAGCATTGGCCGACCTGGCGCTGGACATGCCGCGCTCGCTGAACTGGAGCGTGATGATCAGCGATGGCGAGCTGTTCGTCACCGACGAGCGCGGTCAGCATGAGATCCCCATCGAGTGGCTCGCTGGCCAGCGTTGAGCCTGATGCGTGGCGTCGTCCACCCTACGAAACTGCCGTTCCCTCTCCCCTCGGGGAGAGGGCTAGGGAGAGGGGGATTTCGGTGGCTCGATGCTGCTGGATGGCCCCTCTCACCCGACCCCCCTCCCGCGAGAGGGGAGAAACCGTCCCATCTTGAAAAAGCGACACCTCGCCCATGCGTATCGAAGCCCGTCCCCTACCTGCACAACTGCCCGACCTGGGCAACTTGCCGCCGCTGCTGACCCGTCTCTACGCCGCCCGTGGCGTGCAGTCCGCCGAGGAGCTGGACAAGGGGTTGGCGCGGCTGATCCCATATCAGCAGCTCAAGGGCATCGATGCGGCTGTCGAGTTGCTGGTCGAGGCGCTGGCGCAGCGCCAGCGCATCCTGATCGTCGGCGACTTCGATGCCGACGGCGCCACCGCCAGTACGGTTGGCGTGCTGGGCCTGCGCCTGCTCGGCGCCGCGCATGTCGATTACCTGGTACCCAACCGTTTCGAGTACGGTTACGGCCTGACCCCGGAAATCGTCGCCGTGGCGCTGCAGCGCCAGCCCGACCTGCTGCTGACCGTGGACAACGGCATCTCCAGCGTCGACGGCGTGACGGCGGCCAAGGCGGCGGGGCTCAAGGTGCTGGTTACCGACCACCACCTGCCAGGGCCGGAATTGCCGGCGGCCGATGCCATCGTCAACCCCAACCAGCCGGGCTGCGACTTCCCCAGCAAGGCCATGGCCGGTGTCGGGGTGATGTTCTACGTGCTGCTGGCGCTGCGTGCGCGACTACGTGAAAGCGGTTGGTTCGCCAGCCGTGCCGAGCCGAACCTGGGCGAGTTGCTCGACCTGGTAGCACTGGGCAGCGTCGCCGACGTGGTACCGCTCGATGCCAACAACCGCATCCTGGTGCATCAGGGGTTGGCGCGCATTCGTGCCGGGCGGGCGCGGCCTGGCCTGCGGGCGATTCTCGAAGTGGCCGGGCGCGATCATCGGCGTATCACCTCCACCGATCTCGGTTTCATCCTCGGCCCACGCCTGAACGCAGCAGGGCGCCTGGACGATATGAGCCTGGGCATCGAATGCCTGCTCTGCGACGACGAGGCGCTGGCCCGCGACATGGCGGTACAGCTCGACCAGCTCAATCAGGACCGCAAGGCCATCGAGCAGGGCATGCAGCGCGAGGCGCTGGCCCAGCTCAAGGATCTGCCTGTGGCGGACATGCCATTCGGTCTGTGCCTGTTCGAGCCGGACTGGCACCAGGGCGTGATCGGCATTCTCGCTTCGCGCCTGAAGGAGCGCTATCACCGCCCGGCTATCGCCTTTGCCGATGCCGGTGACGGCCTGCTCAAGGGCTCGGCGCGTTCGGTGCCGGGGCTGCATATTCGTGATGCGCTGGATGCCGTGGCGGCCAAGCATCCGGGGCTGATCAGCAAGTTCGGCGGGCATGCCATGGCTGCCGGGCTGTCGCTGCCGCAAGCCAACTTCGGTGCCTTCGCTGCGGCCTTCGACGCCGAGGTGCGGCGTCAGCTTAGTGAAGACGATCTGACTGGGCGGTTGCTGTCCGATGGTCAGCTCGATGCCACCGAGTTCCACCTGGAACTGGCCCGTGCCCTGCGCAATGCCGGCCCCTGGGGCCAGCATTTTCCCGAACCGCTATTCCATGGCGTGTTCCAGATCGTGGCTCAGCGCATCGTCGGCGAGCGCCATCTGAAGCTGGTGCTCAAGACCGAGTGCGGCAGCGTGCAACTCGACGGCATCGCCTTCAACATCGACCGTGAGGTCTGGCCCAACCCGACGCTGCGCTGGGCTGAAGTGGCCTACAAACTCGACCTCAACGAGTTTCGCGGTAATGAGACGGTGCAGCTGATGGTGGCGCATATCGCCCCGCGCTAAGGCGCAAGGCGAGCCAGCGCCGCCTTGATCACCGACGGCTTGGCCTCGCTGAAAGCCGCCTGCATCCAGGGCAATAGGCGATAGTGCAACTGCCGAAATCGTTCGACGCTGGGCGTAGGTGATGGTGCGGGCTGTCAAGCGCCCCGGCGGTAATATCTGGAAGCATTCAGTCGGCTGCCGGGCAAACGTCCGAGGCCTACACTCGGCGAGATTTCCTCAGGAGGATGCGCGATGAATACCCGTGGCTTGCTCGATCAACTGCTCAAATCCGGTCAGCAGATGCTGCAACAGAAAGGTGCTGGTGGTGCCTCATCCGGGCTGGGTGGTGCGCTGGGTGGCCTGCTTGGCGGCGCTGCCAGCAAGGGCAAGGGGGGCGGCAGCGATCTCGGCTCGATGCTCAAGGGCGCCGGTGGCGGTGCAGCGCTGGCCATGCTGTTGGGCAACAAGCGGGTACGCAAGGTCGGTGGCAAGGTGGCGGTGTATGGCGGTCTGGCTGCACTGGGCGTGCTGGCTTACAAGGCCTACGGCAACTGGCAGGCGCAGCAAGCCCTGCAGGGTGGCGCGCAGCCGGTCGAGCCGCAAACCCTGGATCGCTTGCCGGCGCCGCAAGTCGAACAGCACAGCCGCGCCATTCTCAAGGCATTGGTGGCGGCAGCCAAGGCCGATGGGCATGTCGATGAACGTGAGCGGCAGCTGATCGAAGAAGAACTGGGCAAGCTGGCGCAGGACGCCGAGTTGCAGAGCTGGCTGCACACCGAGCTGAACAAGCCGCTGGATCCGGCCGACGTCGCGCGTGCTGCCAGCACGCCGGAAATGGCCGCAGAGATGTACCTGGCCAGCGTGCTGATGGTCGATGAGGAGCACTTCATGGAGCGCGCCTACCTCGAGGAGCTGGCGCGTCAACTGAAGCTGCCACTGGCACTGAAGAGCGAGCTGGAGGCTCAGGTGCGCGCACTCCCGGCTGGCGTCTGAGCCGTGTTCTCGTTTCAGTCTGCATGCCGGGCATGACCCGGCATCGCCTCAGCCCCATGATCGTTCAGGTAGGCATCGACCGCTGCGCCAACGGTCGGTTGCAGGTGCCGTGCCTGACCGTCGTGCAGTAGGCCGAAGCGCCGTAGCTTGTCCTTGAGCGGCCCCTTCACCTCGGCGAAGTGCAGTTCGATGCCGGCCTCGGCGAGCATGCGCTCCAGCTCGCCGAGCATATCGGCAGAGGTTACGTCGATGCTGGTAACCGGCTCGGCCGCGATCACCACGCGGCGTACCGGTGCCGGAGCGCTTTCCAGCGCCTGCAGCAGGCATTGCTGAAACAGCTCGGCATTGGCGAAGAACAGCGGTGCGTCCCAGCGAAACAGCAACAGGCCGGGGATCTGTCGGGCATCGGGGTGTCGCTTGATGTCATGGTAGCCACGGATGCCCTCCACCTGGCCGAGAACGGTGTAGTACGGGCGCCAGCCGTCCCAGAGAAATTCGATCACCGCCAGCACCACGGCAATGCCGATGCCGGGGATCACGCCGAAGGTCACCACGCCGGCGAAGCAGGCCATCGACAGCCAGAACTCCCATTGCTGCACGCGGAAGATGCGCAGCAGATCGCTGACCACGAACAGGCCGATAACGGCGGCAATCACCACCGCAGCCAAGGCACTGGTGGGCAGGTATTGCATCAGATCTGGGGCCAGTACTAGCAGTAGAGCGACACTCAGGGCGCCGACCACGCCGGCGATCTGGGTCTTGGCACCTGCTGCTTCGGCCACCGGTGTGCGTGACGCGCTGCTGCTGATGGGAAAGCCCTGGAACAAGCCGCCGGCCAGATTTGCCGCACCCAGGGCGACCAGCTCCTGATTGGGGTCTACCGGGCGTCCGGTACGGGCTGCGTAGGTGCGCGACAGCACGCTGGTGTCGGCGAACGCGACCAGGGCAACGGCGATACCACCCAGCACTACGCTGGCCAGATCGACACCGCTGAGACAGGGCAGGGTGAAGCTGGGTAGCCCCTGGGGCAGTTCGCCGAGCACCTGCACGCCCTGGCTATCGAGATCGAACAGAGCGACCGCCAGGGTTGCCAGGGTCACGGCGATGAGGATGCCGGGCAATTGCCGGAAGCGGCTCAGCAGCAAGATCAAGGTCAGGGTGCCGACGCCGACGAGCAGGCTGTAGAGATGAACCTGGCCCTCGCTCAGCGCGCTGACGATGGCCTGGATATCACTGAGCGAACCCTGGCTGTCGATGGAGAAACCGAACAACTTGGGCGTCTGGCTAATCAGCACGCTCAGCGCGATACCGTTCATGTAGCCATAGCGGATGGGCTTGGACAGCAGTTCGGTGATGAAGCCCAGGCGCAGCAATCCGGCAATCAGGCAGGTGAGGCCGGCCACTATGGCCATCATGCTGGCCAGCGTCACCGCACGCATCGGATCGCCGCCGGAGAGCGGCAGCACCACGGCGAGAATCAGTGCCGCCAGGGCCGAGTCCGGGCCGAGCACGAGAATCCGGCTGGGGCCGAACAGCGCGTAGGCCAGCAGCGGCACGATGGTCGCGTACAGACCATAGATGCCCGGCACGCCGGACGCCTCGGCATAGGCAATGCCCACCGGCACCAGCATGGTGGTCAGCACCAGGCCGGCGGCAATGTCCTTCGGCAGCCAGGCCAGGCGATAGTCCCTGAGCGTTTGCAGCCCCGGAAGCCAGCGCAGCCAGCCGCGCTGTCGCGATAAGCGGGGAAGGGGCTTGTGTGGCGTGCTGGCTGGCGCTGGTGGCATCGCGGGTGGGCTCTGGCAGGATTACGTGCAAGTAAAGCGCAGAGCGCAGGTGCTTCACCATAGCTGCCAGGCGATGAAGGCGCATTCAGCATGCGCATCAGACCAAAAGACCATTCATCCCGGCCCCCGGGTTGTTTTAGGCTGAAGACCAACGACAATAACGACACGCGAGGATGCCCATGTCGCAAGCGCCCCTGGATGCCTATGACTACCTGATCGTCGGTGCCGGTCCGGCCGGCTGTCTGTTGGCCAATCGGCTGTCTGCCGACCCGGGCGTCAGCGTGTTGCTGGTCGAGGCGGGCGGGCGCGACAACTACCCCTGGATCCACATTCCGGTCGGCTACCTGTACTGCATCGGTAACCCGCGTACCGACTGGTGCTACAGCACCGAGGCCGACCCCGGCCTGCATGGGCGCA contains the following coding sequences:
- a CDS encoding GlxA family transcriptional regulator, translating into MRNVWFLLLPHTHLLDLAGPLQTISTCFELDMAPLCVRCIGPITQIECFQNISVTGLEPLPESLEAGDLLFVIGHKLPQIPAEQSILQQVAHWLQRIASHTPDLAICSICTGAFLLGQAGLLDGRRCTTHHRYAEQLQQHFPLAEVLSNHLFVQDGNLYTSAGVSTGIDLALHVISQRLGRSEAGRVAQELVIYRRRAGNDPQLSMRDLTRNHIHPLIHEVQSYLEQQFASSLAMEDVARRFNLSYRHLARLFRQNTGITLQAYLRKLRVEHAKQLLEQQRIPIESLAERCGFSSSQAFRLAWSKEMPLPPLQYRKSAATL
- a CDS encoding IS66 family transposase, with the translated sequence MKFGADNLPDDPVLLKQMLLLAQGKVAQLQEQVALLRHKLFSPKSERSPEDADSPQLAMFNEAEELIEAAAAPSEAEAEAEAEEVVVPVKRRGKRKPLPANLPRMEVIHELPEHERTCACGACKQVIGEETSEQLEIIPMQVRVIRHIRKTYACKACETAPVTADKPAQLIEKSLASPSVLAMLLTTKYADGIPLYRFEKMLSRHGVDIPRQTLARWVIQSGEQLQPLLNLMRDKLFEYPVLHCDETRLQVLHEPGRDPSAQSWMWVQSGGPPDKPVILFDYTASRAQEVPLRLLDGYRGYLMTDDYAGYNAVAARDGIERLGCWAHARRKFVEAQKVQPKGKTGRADVALSLINKLYGIERDLKDADHSERLDVRQQRSQPLIDQLKAWLDKTQPQVAGQTALGKAVNYLASNWSRLVRYIEGGHLPIDNNRAENAIRPFVIGRKNWLFSDTPKGATASAQIYSLIETAKANGQEPYAWLRHILERLPTASSVEDYEALLPWNCSPASASAS
- the tnpB gene encoding IS66 family insertion sequence element accessory protein TnpB (TnpB, as the term is used for proteins encoded by IS66 family insertion elements, is considered an accessory protein, since TnpC, encoded by a neighboring gene, is a DDE family transposase.) is translated as MMRPDAQVQKVYLYPKPVDFRKSINGLAALVELDIKVEVFNPVLFAFLNRTRSQVKILYWERNGFCLWLKRLEAERFKTKPDAGDEAIELTVDELNWLLDGIDLWRNRPHQVLTPRYVA
- a CDS encoding rhomboid family intramembrane serine protease, producing MRRGWLVELRPLLLISGALLLVQLVNASLGGALNVWGLVPRHIEALPGILLAPWLHGSWAHLLSNLSGLLVLGSLVLLRSRRDFYLSSAFIIVGSGVLVWLFGRTGLHVGASGWLFGFWGLLLARAWFERSLLDLLLAVLVFCLYGGWFFGLLPRADVSFEYHLAGAFCGVLYAALSRRQYR
- a CDS encoding YaeQ family protein, with protein sequence MALPSTTYKIELNLTDMDRSVYENLRFTVARHPSETEERLAARLIAYALFYHEQLAFGRGLSDVDEPALWEKSLDDRVLHWIEVGQPDSERITWCSRRTEKFSLVAYGNLRVWQTKCLDPVRSLKNINVVALGQEALADLALDMPRSLNWSVMISDGELFVTDERGQHEIPIEWLAGQR
- the recJ gene encoding single-stranded-DNA-specific exonuclease RecJ, whose protein sequence is MRIEARPLPAQLPDLGNLPPLLTRLYAARGVQSAEELDKGLARLIPYQQLKGIDAAVELLVEALAQRQRILIVGDFDADGATASTVGVLGLRLLGAAHVDYLVPNRFEYGYGLTPEIVAVALQRQPDLLLTVDNGISSVDGVTAAKAAGLKVLVTDHHLPGPELPAADAIVNPNQPGCDFPSKAMAGVGVMFYVLLALRARLRESGWFASRAEPNLGELLDLVALGSVADVVPLDANNRILVHQGLARIRAGRARPGLRAILEVAGRDHRRITSTDLGFILGPRLNAAGRLDDMSLGIECLLCDDEALARDMAVQLDQLNQDRKAIEQGMQREALAQLKDLPVADMPFGLCLFEPDWHQGVIGILASRLKERYHRPAIAFADAGDGLLKGSARSVPGLHIRDALDAVAAKHPGLISKFGGHAMAAGLSLPQANFGAFAAAFDAEVRRQLSEDDLTGRLLSDGQLDATEFHLELARALRNAGPWGQHFPEPLFHGVFQIVAQRIVGERHLKLVLKTECGSVQLDGIAFNIDREVWPNPTLRWAEVAYKLDLNEFRGNETVQLMVAHIAPR
- a CDS encoding tellurite resistance TerB family protein produces the protein MNTRGLLDQLLKSGQQMLQQKGAGGASSGLGGALGGLLGGAASKGKGGGSDLGSMLKGAGGGAALAMLLGNKRVRKVGGKVAVYGGLAALGVLAYKAYGNWQAQQALQGGAQPVEPQTLDRLPAPQVEQHSRAILKALVAAAKADGHVDERERQLIEEELGKLAQDAELQSWLHTELNKPLDPADVARAASTPEMAAEMYLASVLMVDEEHFMERAYLEELARQLKLPLALKSELEAQVRALPAGV
- the sulP gene encoding SulP family inorganic anion transporter is translated as MPPAPASTPHKPLPRLSRQRGWLRWLPGLQTLRDYRLAWLPKDIAAGLVLTTMLVPVGIAYAEASGVPGIYGLYATIVPLLAYALFGPSRILVLGPDSALAALILAVVLPLSGGDPMRAVTLASMMAIVAGLTCLIAGLLRLGFITELLSKPIRYGYMNGIALSVLISQTPKLFGFSIDSQGSLSDIQAIVSALSEGQVHLYSLLVGVGTLTLILLLSRFRQLPGILIAVTLATLAVALFDLDSQGVQVLGELPQGLPSFTLPCLSGVDLASVVLGGIAVALVAFADTSVLSRTYAARTGRPVDPNQELVALGAANLAGGLFQGFPISSSASRTPVAEAAGAKTQIAGVVGALSVALLLVLAPDLMQYLPTSALAAVVIAAVIGLFVVSDLLRIFRVQQWEFWLSMACFAGVVTFGVIPGIGIAVVLAVIEFLWDGWRPYYTVLGQVEGIRGYHDIKRHPDARQIPGLLLFRWDAPLFFANAELFQQCLLQALESAPAPVRRVVIAAEPVTSIDVTSADMLGELERMLAEAGIELHFAEVKGPLKDKLRRFGLLHDGQARHLQPTVGAAVDAYLNDHGAEAMPGHARHAD